One window of Atribacter laminatus genomic DNA carries:
- a CDS encoding PKD domain-containing protein, whose translation MVFPWKGLFFIFLILTSILSFSTLALSDNAILPQASFTPTPSSGVAPFTVAFDASASSPGRGTYITQYDWKFERVTDNWISTGSDPCSTYTYSNPGSFTVSLQVTNNNNQKSLSFYQIITVLPPCPDPSPCITVTPSLSGNAPFTVNFYSNQSDPGEGETISSCLWTFGDLSLPANQANPTHTFSEPGVYQVQLRVTNSCHKFKTTETTITVTEPSPTETPSPPPIETPSPTPSETPIPTTIPCPTPTATLTSQQSHENPLKVEFNGTGSDPGMESTILDYFWNFGDGNSQHSDQPTITHSYTHYGHFSVSLTVTNNCNQNHTLDVLSLNLICPDPQLTGFTLDHGDLQPHFDPEIKLYKVNVGYATETIAVTPISNCPELAIEISDTPVSSGTASTPIPLEVGTNSIHIFTRSPEGERLQDYQLIVRRSAPADTTLMFSDLSVDPNPFSPAWSPDKKDITKIGGKLNREIPLSIRFYSGGKLIDKILPKDINRYQGANIAHMDSDRSRWNGLCNEALPSQVYDIEVSTPVQLIRQTGNLSQEQKAIIHQPQALVVDNNGNLVLASEGCPLQILSPTGDFIRFLGKEKTTTALAYSPQGDIIGINTKYLFKINPDQRSEMILCRFQDLEIKIDHQDKLAVHSSGEIFISCKDWGSILVFSDHGHFLREIPVVENQSFHNEIYDITFGPDGYLYVSMMEFQKNIPTGMIKIFSPEGVLIHTITNLYGGGPIPLPALGEIGIFSDGSILIATSQFFHPLEFSDEKSSSSFFLFCKLSPLGEVLDTWGQPGDLSYIRSLNIKDDICYVTDQQGSHRIVIMDQEGHILSEIVTPPDTYLNPVGMARLDQNRLVVLDNALERCVIMNNEGIIEQVFPIWAYFNTSQQVKGVYVGPNGDIYLPGMKQVALFSSTGVFKKIIPLDLKKETPSGGWGGLFIDQEENMIFSEGYPGKIWIFDPQGQAVKTISLAVNSTTHEKTAHESHHWAEKPGFFGPVVSAPEDGIYVQVMHQNQKGDFEPAFCELDLKTDKVRLIIPRNLEDEKNGIVPRMNYDIEDDLIAPFAVGKDFFYKVYFQSVVAYDRSGNFQWSLGQEPGWSFMIPGLLAQENELEIMESDWSYNEPLPIRIEKWSIGQEVILARGQVEIDNIPPKVFILSSGMATIDQDQYTLKGHIEEKNFDHYGVWYRKAGSERGWNQVNLALPPFNEKQNPQDDILASWYLSNDYRDAGVEVRVVAWDTAGNSSESIAQVAFDDDGDGISNSEELALGTNPRQYSHIEIQTDLQTLVTPYFFTDSQHELHFYVVDVTNPEKPRPLPHALLHISFDAGTYIQSQNTVLWQSPDVVSQSVTVRCALPRSDQIVIADHGVSNLLEAEFNLLVMKDEDQDWMPDIREILAENDDYCSTFLNHPDSDGDGVIDGKDLAPRTTYQECWHKIYHPSMLGKALPLCFYGIGGPGSHTVRWSYYCYDDPDEKFKLFHDLGREGIIESEVTSAQHNKELANSMLFPGQTGELNIFTILPVSQNMQFSIQSQNQFDAPSWDSIQSQLQDDWNNVIDIEIPQLPFDDHAQPHLRPPSSGKTEPSVPPFAITSFEGGNLQLNWRDEFLGMYEFAIKKNQEYVDFYYHSKTAGGVGLINNVEPIDVVTFTETGIHRGYMMVEVPGSDDFLDRTLTFQWRIKEDADQTKLPSSPGDGFAQLGWLVEVYHSDQVIQFPGNSIQINLPVSSSSPLLKPGPILPWNTVLYTDQVLAQPQGNHLYYASVKLPGERLTPGNSLFIKLTPFWVKKSRSKITFEPFPLPAKTTQSITLDNNQQVMAIIQDPPYSPITVSGVIVETLSPTQEWIPRLLPRPNHPLNDQILEQLITSLSSSANSWPSPYGCYDYFQTIDGVNYAIRCINSIGMRNQWKRAGLEPQLKNLIQGSSLDEVDVVCLVAPNQYELSLLFQNLPWNLPGQWWSEGKSISGEETSFLLSESGFGGVAPQSDISADPLLENLKKVKNVISAGIKIYSSWQKIASAQPIETKVDTSWIESGDEAFSNTESLQTLLTQKTSSGTILAKETTTQTQTLQQETLIRVKEKTEIVQETELNQSSLLSQMHHSLQFKAFISGAKVGTILISSGSQIYACSSQDDWVGVSVYIFKGGLELSGEAFKLAGIAAQTRLGAYLPSYLVMPEKSFWVKGIPIKSVSGSLNVIGMVTGTIETGYNLYLYTQADDVLSKKEAARNTCATAIDAGISVVEPLGGFIMGSWIIGSEIVHFALKLFDIEVSPYIKKVTSTPGQFLTYAVVKIDPQSVPFDKAIDACTKAQNDAIKNCKKYNKDPEKEYIYIFVPPS comes from the coding sequence ATGGTTTTTCCGTGGAAAGGATTATTCTTCATTTTCCTTATTTTAACCAGTATTCTAAGTTTTTCAACGCTCGCTTTATCAGATAATGCTATCCTTCCCCAGGCTTCTTTCACCCCCACTCCTTCCTCGGGAGTTGCCCCCTTCACCGTTGCCTTTGATGCCAGCGCTTCAAGCCCTGGTAGAGGGACATATATCACTCAATACGATTGGAAATTCGAGAGGGTAACTGACAACTGGATTAGTACCGGCAGTGATCCATGTTCAACTTATACTTACTCAAATCCCGGTTCCTTTACTGTTTCGCTTCAGGTTACCAATAACAATAATCAAAAAAGCCTGTCTTTTTATCAAATAATTACCGTTCTTCCTCCCTGCCCTGATCCTTCTCCATGCATCACTGTCACTCCTTCATTATCGGGGAATGCGCCCTTTACCGTCAACTTTTATTCGAATCAATCAGATCCTGGTGAAGGCGAAACAATTTCAAGCTGTTTATGGACATTTGGTGACCTTTCCCTGCCGGCAAACCAAGCCAATCCCACCCATACCTTTTCTGAACCTGGGGTCTATCAAGTCCAACTGAGAGTAACCAACTCTTGTCATAAATTTAAAACAACTGAAACGACCATAACCGTTACCGAACCGAGTCCAACCGAGACCCCATCTCCACCGCCAATTGAAACTCCTTCACCAACACCATCCGAAACACCGATCCCGACAACCATTCCCTGCCCAACTCCAACAGCGACACTCACTTCTCAACAGTCTCATGAAAACCCGCTTAAGGTTGAATTCAACGGCACTGGATCTGATCCTGGCATGGAATCAACCATTTTAGATTATTTCTGGAATTTTGGTGACGGGAACAGCCAACATTCTGATCAGCCAACCATTACTCATAGTTATACTCATTATGGACATTTTTCCGTCTCCCTTACCGTCACCAACAACTGTAATCAAAACCATACTTTGGATGTGCTTTCACTCAATCTAATCTGCCCTGATCCTCAACTTACCGGGTTTACCCTCGACCACGGGGATCTCCAACCTCATTTCGATCCTGAGATCAAGTTATATAAGGTGAATGTCGGATATGCAACCGAGACCATCGCCGTTACCCCAATTTCCAATTGTCCTGAACTCGCTATTGAGATCTCTGATACCCCGGTTTCCAGTGGCACTGCCTCCACTCCCATTCCTTTGGAGGTCGGTACCAATTCAATTCATATCTTTACTCGATCACCGGAGGGAGAAAGGTTGCAAGACTACCAACTCATTGTTCGGCGCTCGGCACCAGCTGATACCACTCTTATGTTTAGTGATTTATCCGTCGATCCCAATCCTTTCTCGCCAGCTTGGAGCCCCGATAAAAAGGATATTACCAAAATTGGAGGGAAACTAAATCGAGAAATCCCACTCAGTATCCGTTTTTATTCAGGAGGGAAACTCATTGATAAGATATTACCAAAAGATATTAATCGTTATCAGGGAGCCAATATAGCACACATGGATTCCGATCGTTCTCGGTGGAATGGGCTTTGTAACGAAGCTCTTCCTTCTCAAGTTTACGATATCGAAGTATCGACCCCAGTTCAGTTAATCCGACAAACCGGAAATCTGAGCCAAGAACAAAAAGCGATTATCCACCAACCCCAAGCCTTGGTTGTTGACAATAACGGTAACTTGGTATTAGCCAGTGAGGGTTGCCCCTTACAGATCTTGAGTCCAACTGGGGATTTTATCCGATTTTTGGGAAAAGAAAAAACAACCACCGCGTTGGCATATTCTCCCCAGGGAGACATTATTGGAATCAATACCAAATATCTTTTTAAAATTAATCCTGACCAGCGGTCGGAAATGATCCTCTGTCGCTTTCAAGATCTTGAAATAAAAATCGATCATCAAGATAAATTAGCAGTACATAGCAGCGGAGAAATATTCATCAGCTGTAAAGATTGGGGGAGTATTCTGGTCTTTTCCGACCATGGTCACTTTCTTCGGGAAATACCAGTCGTCGAAAACCAGTCTTTTCATAATGAAATATACGATATTACTTTTGGACCAGATGGGTATCTCTATGTCTCCATGATGGAATTTCAAAAAAATATACCAACGGGGATGATTAAGATATTCTCGCCGGAAGGAGTTCTTATCCACACGATCACCAACCTGTATGGTGGGGGTCCCATTCCACTCCCAGCGTTGGGAGAAATAGGGATTTTCTCTGATGGTTCAATCTTAATCGCAACATCTCAATTTTTCCATCCTCTGGAATTTTCTGATGAAAAATCGTCTTCCTCCTTTTTTCTTTTTTGCAAACTTTCTCCCCTCGGCGAGGTTCTTGATACTTGGGGGCAACCAGGAGATTTGAGTTATATTCGTTCCCTAAACATCAAGGATGATATCTGCTACGTCACCGACCAGCAGGGTTCCCATCGAATAGTCATCATGGATCAAGAAGGTCATATCCTCTCCGAAATTGTAACTCCGCCTGACACCTACCTTAATCCAGTAGGAATGGCTCGCCTTGACCAAAATCGCTTGGTCGTTTTGGATAATGCCTTAGAACGATGTGTGATCATGAACAACGAGGGAATAATCGAACAGGTCTTTCCGATATGGGCTTATTTCAACACATCACAACAAGTAAAAGGAGTTTATGTTGGTCCGAATGGTGATATATATCTACCAGGAATGAAGCAAGTTGCTTTATTCTCTTCCACAGGTGTTTTCAAAAAAATAATTCCTTTGGACTTAAAAAAAGAAACCCCATCGGGTGGCTGGGGAGGTTTGTTCATTGATCAAGAGGAGAATATGATATTCTCCGAAGGTTACCCGGGGAAGATCTGGATTTTTGACCCTCAAGGTCAAGCGGTAAAAACCATATCACTGGCAGTGAATTCGACAACTCATGAGAAAACCGCCCATGAATCTCACCACTGGGCAGAAAAACCAGGATTCTTTGGTCCTGTTGTTTCAGCTCCTGAAGATGGTATCTATGTTCAGGTCATGCACCAAAACCAAAAAGGAGATTTTGAACCTGCATTTTGTGAATTGGATCTCAAAACCGATAAGGTACGCCTCATTATTCCTCGAAATCTGGAAGATGAAAAAAATGGGATTGTCCCCCGGATGAATTACGATATCGAGGATGATCTCATAGCACCTTTTGCCGTTGGCAAAGACTTTTTTTATAAGGTTTATTTTCAGTCGGTGGTTGCCTATGATCGGTCAGGGAACTTTCAATGGTCATTGGGGCAGGAACCCGGCTGGTCTTTTATGATTCCTGGACTCCTGGCGCAGGAGAATGAACTTGAAATAATGGAATCCGATTGGTCGTACAACGAACCTTTACCAATCCGAATTGAAAAGTGGTCCATCGGTCAAGAAGTGATTCTGGCTCGTGGTCAAGTCGAAATCGATAATATACCTCCCAAAGTATTCATCCTCTCATCGGGAATGGCTACAATAGACCAAGACCAGTATACTCTCAAAGGACATATTGAAGAGAAAAACTTTGATCATTATGGAGTGTGGTATCGTAAAGCTGGGAGCGAACGAGGTTGGAATCAAGTCAATTTAGCCCTTCCTCCTTTTAATGAAAAACAAAACCCTCAAGATGATATTTTAGCGAGTTGGTATCTCTCCAATGATTATCGGGATGCGGGTGTGGAAGTCAGGGTTGTAGCCTGGGATACTGCCGGAAATTCCAGCGAATCAATCGCCCAGGTTGCCTTTGATGATGATGGTGATGGAATTAGCAATAGTGAAGAATTAGCCTTGGGAACCAATCCTCGACAATATTCCCATATTGAAATTCAGACCGATCTTCAAACCTTAGTCACCCCCTACTTTTTTACTGATTCTCAACATGAACTCCATTTTTACGTCGTTGATGTAACCAATCCGGAGAAACCTCGTCCTCTTCCTCATGCCCTCCTTCACATTTCCTTTGACGCTGGCACGTATATTCAATCTCAAAACACCGTTTTGTGGCAAAGCCCTGATGTTGTCTCTCAATCAGTAACAGTACGCTGTGCCCTCCCTCGCAGCGACCAAATTGTGATTGCCGACCATGGAGTAAGCAACCTCTTGGAGGCTGAATTCAATCTTTTGGTCATGAAAGATGAAGATCAAGACTGGATGCCTGATATCCGTGAAATACTGGCCGAAAACGACGATTATTGCTCCACCTTTTTAAACCATCCCGATTCCGATGGAGATGGGGTCATCGATGGGAAGGATTTAGCACCGCGAACGACCTATCAGGAATGCTGGCATAAAATTTACCATCCCAGCATGCTAGGGAAAGCTCTCCCGCTTTGCTTTTACGGAATAGGTGGTCCGGGAAGTCATACAGTCCGGTGGTCCTATTATTGCTATGACGACCCAGACGAAAAATTCAAACTTTTTCACGATTTAGGAAGAGAAGGAATCATCGAAAGCGAAGTCACGTCAGCTCAGCACAATAAAGAGCTGGCTAACTCAATGTTGTTTCCCGGTCAAACTGGTGAACTCAATATTTTTACCATATTACCTGTTTCCCAAAATATGCAGTTTTCTATACAAAGCCAGAACCAATTTGATGCTCCATCTTGGGATTCAATTCAAAGCCAGCTTCAAGATGATTGGAATAATGTAATCGACATTGAAATTCCCCAACTCCCTTTTGACGATCATGCCCAACCTCATCTTAGACCTCCTTCATCAGGGAAAACCGAACCAAGTGTGCCACCATTCGCTATCACTTCCTTTGAGGGAGGCAATCTTCAATTAAATTGGAGGGATGAATTTTTAGGAATGTACGAATTCGCTATCAAAAAAAATCAAGAATATGTTGATTTTTATTATCATTCTAAGACTGCGGGCGGAGTAGGTTTGATCAACAACGTTGAACCCATAGATGTGGTTACATTTACCGAAACCGGTATTCACCGTGGCTATATGATGGTCGAAGTTCCAGGAAGCGATGATTTTCTTGACCGAACCCTTACTTTTCAATGGCGTATTAAAGAAGATGCTGACCAAACCAAACTCCCCTCTTCTCCGGGAGATGGGTTTGCCCAATTAGGCTGGTTAGTGGAAGTCTACCACTCCGATCAGGTTATTCAATTTCCAGGAAACAGTATTCAGATAAACCTCCCCGTATCTTCATCGAGTCCACTTCTAAAACCCGGACCAATCCTTCCCTGGAATACAGTTCTCTATACCGATCAGGTCCTGGCTCAGCCTCAGGGTAATCACCTTTACTATGCTTCAGTCAAATTGCCAGGTGAACGATTAACTCCTGGAAATTCATTGTTTATAAAACTCACTCCTTTTTGGGTTAAAAAATCTCGCTCCAAAATTACTTTCGAACCGTTCCCGCTTCCAGCCAAGACCACTCAATCAATCACTCTGGACAATAATCAACAAGTTATGGCAATTATTCAAGATCCTCCTTACTCTCCTATTACAGTTTCCGGTGTTATTGTCGAGACTCTCAGTCCAACTCAGGAATGGATCCCCCGCCTTTTACCTCGACCAAATCATCCTCTCAATGATCAGATTTTGGAACAGCTCATAACATCTCTTTCATCATCGGCAAATAGCTGGCCTTCACCTTATGGTTGTTATGACTATTTTCAAACCATAGACGGAGTGAATTATGCCATCCGATGTATCAATTCTATCGGAATGCGTAACCAATGGAAAAGAGCAGGGTTAGAACCTCAACTTAAAAATTTGATCCAGGGAAGTTCACTGGATGAGGTCGATGTTGTTTGTTTGGTTGCTCCAAACCAGTATGAACTTTCTCTTCTTTTCCAAAACCTTCCCTGGAATTTACCCGGACAGTGGTGGTCGGAAGGAAAAAGTATCTCCGGAGAAGAAACCTCTTTTCTGCTTTCTGAAAGTGGATTTGGAGGCGTTGCTCCTCAATCTGATATATCAGCAGATCCTCTCCTCGAAAACCTCAAAAAAGTGAAAAACGTGATTTCAGCTGGAATAAAAATCTATAGTTCTTGGCAAAAAATTGCCAGCGCTCAACCCATCGAAACCAAAGTCGATACCTCTTGGATTGAATCGGGAGACGAGGCTTTTTCCAATACTGAATCTCTTCAAACTCTTTTAACTCAAAAAACATCCTCGGGAACCATTCTTGCCAAAGAAACCACAACTCAAACCCAAACTCTCCAACAAGAAACTCTGATACGGGTTAAGGAAAAAACCGAGATTGTACAGGAAACCGAACTCAATCAATCATCGCTCCTCAGTCAAATGCACCATTCTCTCCAATTCAAGGCTTTCATCTCTGGAGCGAAAGTTGGGACTATTCTTATTAGCAGTGGAAGCCAAATTTATGCCTGTTCTTCCCAGGATGATTGGGTGGGAGTCAGTGTTTATATCTTTAAGGGAGGTCTTGAATTATCTGGTGAAGCTTTTAAATTAGCAGGAATCGCAGCTCAAACCCGGCTTGGAGCGTATTTACCTTCTTATCTCGTTATGCCAGAAAAAAGCTTCTGGGTAAAAGGGATTCCAATCAAAAGCGTAAGCGGTTCTCTCAATGTAATTGGGATGGTCACTGGTACCATTGAAACTGGATATAATCTCTACCTTTACACTCAAGCCGACGATGTACTCAGCAAAAAAGAAGCCGCCCGTAACACCTGTGCAACTGCTATCGATGCAGGTATCAGCGTTGTTGAACCTTTAGGGGGTTTCATTATGGGGTCCTGGATTATTGGATCAGAAATCGTCCATTTCGCTTTAAAACTTTTTGATATTGAAGTATCACCGTATATCAAAAAAGTAACGAGCACGCCTGGTCAGTTTTTGACCTATGCTGTGGTAAAAATTGATCCCCAATCGGTACCTTTTGATAAAGCCATCGATGCTTGTACCAAAGCTCAAAATGATGCAATTAAAAACTGTAAAAAATATAATAAAGATCCTGAGAAAGAATATATTTATATTTTTGTTCCGCCATCTTAA
- the trpB gene encoding tryptophan synthase subunit beta, with protein MHAKGFIGEFGGRFVPEILMYPLSELEKSYEYYLNDRSFHEELGYYLSRYAGRPSPLYYASRLSEYCQGRKIYLKREDLNHTGSHKINNTLGQVLLAKKMGKKRIIAETGAGQHGVATATACALLGMECQVYMGAVDVERQKLNVYRMQILGTEVIPVKSGTQTLKDAINEAMRDWVQNVDNTHYVIGSVVGPDPYPRMVRDFQSIIGGEARQQILDVENRLPDKVIACVGGGSNAMGIFQGFHKDLQVELIGVEAGGLGLETGKHSASIGKGSKGILHGSLSYVLQDQYGQILETHSVAAGLDYPGVGPEHSFLSVNGRARYAAVTDSEAVEAFLVLSHLEGIIPALESAHAVAYVLQMAASVPKNSIILICLSGRGDKDVEEVIKYQEGMKKND; from the coding sequence ATGCATGCCAAAGGATTTATAGGAGAATTCGGAGGACGGTTTGTCCCCGAAATTCTCATGTATCCCTTGAGTGAATTAGAAAAATCCTACGAATATTATTTGAATGACCGGTCATTTCACGAGGAACTTGGGTATTACTTATCCCGTTACGCCGGACGTCCCTCACCATTGTATTACGCCTCAAGGCTGAGTGAGTATTGTCAGGGACGGAAAATATATCTGAAACGAGAGGATCTCAATCATACTGGTTCCCACAAGATTAACAATACGCTGGGACAAGTATTGTTGGCAAAAAAGATGGGGAAAAAACGAATCATCGCTGAAACCGGAGCAGGCCAGCATGGAGTGGCAACTGCCACTGCCTGTGCCCTTCTTGGAATGGAATGCCAAGTATATATGGGAGCTGTTGATGTAGAAAGACAAAAACTTAATGTTTATCGCATGCAAATATTAGGAACTGAGGTTATACCGGTTAAGTCTGGTACTCAAACCTTAAAAGATGCGATTAATGAGGCGATGCGAGATTGGGTACAAAATGTAGATAATACCCACTATGTCATCGGGTCGGTAGTGGGACCGGATCCATATCCTCGCATGGTACGAGATTTTCAGTCAATTATTGGTGGTGAAGCTCGCCAACAGATTCTTGATGTTGAGAATCGACTTCCCGACAAAGTTATCGCCTGCGTTGGGGGAGGAAGTAATGCCATGGGAATTTTTCAAGGTTTTCATAAGGATCTCCAGGTTGAGCTCATTGGAGTAGAAGCTGGAGGTTTGGGATTAGAGACTGGAAAACACTCGGCAAGTATTGGGAAAGGCTCGAAAGGGATTCTCCACGGGAGTTTGAGTTACGTTCTTCAAGATCAATATGGACAAATCCTTGAAACACATTCAGTTGCAGCAGGCCTTGACTATCCAGGAGTTGGCCCGGAACATAGCTTTCTTTCGGTCAACGGACGAGCACGATATGCCGCAGTCACCGATTCAGAAGCAGTTGAAGCTTTCTTAGTTCTTTCCCATTTGGAAGGTATTATCCCAGCTCTGGAAAGCGCTCACGCAGTCGCATATGTGTTACAGATGGCTGCAAGTGTTCCGAAAAATTCAATTATTTTAATTTGTTTATCGGGACGGGGAGATAAAGACGTGGAAGAAGTTATTAAATATCAGGAAGGGATGAAAAAAAATGACTGA
- the trpA gene encoding tryptophan synthase subunit alpha yields the protein MTDRLAETLNVKKIEKKKLFLPYLTFGYPNIPIFLDLLKICQDQGVDAIEIGIPHSDPVADGPILQESSYHALKNGVTPKMIPEVLSSVQLKVPLIAMTYGNIVFQYGIERFGKDYHQAGFQGLIVADFPLETSRMLDDLKEMLSVIILASTNTLAERLRKIGQESCGFVYIVSGKGITGKTNIDLEQIKPVITGLRKTTTVPLLIGFGVNSPEIARELAMIADGVIVGSAVVRFIAQHIDDPELMCGFARYLSQYRQALDQVSVI from the coding sequence ATGACTGATCGGTTAGCGGAAACATTAAACGTCAAGAAAATTGAAAAAAAGAAACTTTTCCTTCCTTATTTAACCTTTGGATATCCAAATATCCCGATATTTTTAGATTTATTGAAGATATGCCAGGATCAAGGTGTAGATGCTATTGAAATTGGTATTCCCCATTCTGACCCAGTTGCCGACGGTCCGATACTTCAAGAATCTTCCTATCATGCCTTGAAAAATGGAGTCACACCGAAGATGATTCCAGAGGTTCTCTCCAGTGTCCAGCTCAAGGTTCCTCTTATTGCAATGACTTACGGAAATATTGTTTTTCAGTATGGAATCGAGCGTTTTGGAAAGGATTATCACCAAGCTGGTTTTCAAGGTTTAATCGTAGCTGATTTCCCCTTGGAAACTTCCCGGATGCTTGATGACCTGAAAGAAATGCTTTCAGTTATCATCCTTGCTTCAACCAATACATTGGCTGAAAGACTACGAAAAATTGGGCAAGAAAGCTGTGGTTTCGTTTATATCGTTTCTGGAAAAGGAATCACCGGAAAAACCAATATCGACCTTGAACAAATCAAACCGGTGATTACTGGCTTGAGAAAAACAACCACAGTTCCTCTCCTCATCGGTTTTGGTGTCAATTCGCCTGAAATAGCCCGGGAATTAGCGATGATTGCCGATGGTGTGATAGTGGGGAGTGCAGTAGTCCGTTTTATTGCTCAACACATCGATGACCCTGAATTGATGTGCGGATTTGCCAGGTATCTATCCCAATATCGTCAGGCATTGGATCAAGTGAGTGTTATTTAG
- a CDS encoding sugar ABC transporter substrate-binding protein: protein MKKLLFSILVCIIILVIPSAFAEETKTVAMLTPYLASVTTNQMIKTFEKEAKVRGWDVVTIDTKGDFGALASRMEDMIARKVDAIVLGSADPNQLKDQIKKSNEAGIPVLGADAGWIPGVTCNVTSDNYVMSEMMTTFLFNAIDRKGNIVVFTHRPHHGVRKRTLILDAILIENPDIKVITEHHVQVPGPIEDARKAMESILIANPQPGSIQAVWAGWDEPAIGATQAIIAAGRQNEIVVAGVDGTSQAIELIEKGIPLIATVSQDFEGMMVILVEQLERIFSGKNPISIEVYTPSKLIYMD from the coding sequence ATGAAAAAATTATTATTCTCAATTTTAGTTTGTATTATTATTTTAGTTATTCCGTCGGCATTTGCTGAAGAAACAAAAACTGTAGCCATGCTAACTCCCTACTTGGCTTCAGTAACAACCAACCAGATGATTAAAACCTTCGAAAAAGAAGCAAAAGTCAGGGGATGGGATGTGGTTACTATAGACACCAAAGGTGATTTTGGAGCTCTGGCAAGCCGGATGGAAGATATGATCGCTCGGAAGGTTGATGCAATCGTATTGGGATCAGCAGATCCCAACCAACTTAAAGATCAAATAAAGAAGTCAAATGAGGCTGGTATCCCGGTTTTAGGAGCCGATGCCGGTTGGATTCCGGGAGTGACCTGTAATGTCACTTCTGACAACTATGTTATGTCGGAGATGATGACCACATTTTTGTTTAATGCAATCGATCGAAAAGGGAATATTGTGGTTTTCACTCACCGGCCTCACCACGGAGTGAGAAAAAGAACATTGATTTTGGATGCCATTTTAATTGAAAATCCGGATATTAAAGTCATCACTGAGCACCACGTTCAAGTTCCAGGTCCCATAGAAGATGCGCGAAAGGCAATGGAAAGCATCTTGATTGCCAACCCTCAACCTGGCTCCATTCAGGCTGTTTGGGCAGGGTGGGATGAACCAGCTATTGGGGCAACTCAGGCGATTATTGCTGCCGGCAGACAAAATGAAATTGTAGTCGCAGGTGTTGACGGAACCAGCCAAGCAATTGAGCTTATTGAGAAGGGGATACCTTTGATTGCCACCGTATCCCAGGATTTCGAAGGTATGATGGTGATCCTCGTTGAGCAGTTGGAACGAATTTTTAGCGGGAAGAACCCCATATCCATTGAAGTCTACACACCATCGAAGTTAATTTATATGGATTAA